From a single Methylacidiphilum kamchatkense Kam1 genomic region:
- the rpoB gene encoding DNA-directed RNA polymerase subunit beta, with product MNQKMQRINFGKIREGLSLPNLIEHQTKSYADFLQLSVAPQDRKPEGLHGVFQEVFPIESYDGKVRLEYVNYEIGEPKFSPIDCLRDGKTYAAPLHVTFRLKDEEGVKEEKVYMGELPMMTPQGSFIINGAERVIVNQLHRSPGICFESSFHSNGKTLYSFRIIPDRGSWLEVAFDSNDLLYVYLDRRKKRRKFLITTLLRALAAALSGTSSPLGTGGDEEIIRLFYTVEEINLSEGIEEEKVATKVLVNEVRDPNNPEVVLARAYEPVTRSVVRQLLDLGIKTIQVVDVQYDDTLIKCIKKDPTKDPIEALKEIYRRLRPGDPPTESNAKLLLKRLLLDPKRYDLGRVGRYKLNQKLNIQVDPEIRILTWEDLVAATRYLIKLKKGEGITDDIDHLGSRRVRAVGELVANQCRMGLARTERLVKERMTLFDVNTEGMTPQKLINPKALSATIRDFFARSQLSQLMDQINPLSELTHKRRLSALGPGGLSRERAGFEVRDVHPSHYGRICPIETPEGPNIGLIATMASYSRFNEYGILETPYRKVVNGKVTNEIVYFTADQEENYVIAMANTAVSDDGMILDQRVAVRFRREFMEVEREKVEYIDVSPKQIVSIAAGLIPFLEHDDANRALMGSNMQRQAVPLIQPEAPIVGTGIEERVARDIQAVVVSETDGVVASVTGNEIIVTPTGSIADLKKKKIKQGSEKEVGIYKLNKFMRSNAGTCINQKPIVKKGQAVKKGDILADGPSTQNGELALGRNLLVAFMPWNGYNFEDAIIVSERIVKEDLFTSIYIDEFEIVARDTKLGPEEITRDIPNVGDEALKNLGPDGIIRVGAEVKPGDILVGKITPKSETELAPEERLLRAIFGEKAADVKDSSLRVPSGTYGIVMDVRVSSGTARVRKEKISASEAKQKIKEIEERYDKKEEELREELTQALSNILLNEKIPLDVVNVETGEIIIPANRKITKVLLRKMAQAYDKIEIDPSPIRSKIFDIIGNFEAKFEQLRNDRELELDQIESGEDTEPGIIKQVKVFIANKRKLSVGDKMAGRHGNKGVVSKIVPVEDMPYLPDGTPVDIVLNPLGVPSRMNVGQVLETHLGIAAKKLGFNVATPVFDGVKEEKIREFLVKAGMDEDGKSILYDGRTGERFNQRVVVGVIYMMKLNHMVADKIHARAVGPYSLVTQQPLGGKAQYGGQRFGEMEVWAMEAYGAAYVLQELLTVKSDDVQGRTRIYESIVKGENYLETTTPESFNVLVKEMQGLCLEVTIGQRSDSFGLHMKPTSSKALNGGEAA from the coding sequence ATGAATCAGAAAATGCAGAGAATCAATTTTGGGAAAATTCGGGAAGGATTGAGTTTGCCTAATCTTATTGAACATCAAACAAAATCTTATGCCGATTTTCTCCAACTCTCGGTAGCTCCACAGGATAGGAAACCTGAGGGGTTGCATGGAGTTTTTCAGGAAGTTTTTCCGATAGAAAGTTACGATGGGAAAGTCAGGCTGGAATATGTCAATTACGAAATTGGCGAACCTAAATTTAGTCCCATCGATTGTCTTCGGGATGGAAAAACTTATGCAGCCCCTTTGCATGTTACATTTCGGCTTAAAGATGAGGAAGGGGTAAAAGAAGAGAAGGTTTACATGGGTGAGTTACCAATGATGACTCCTCAGGGAAGTTTCATCATCAATGGGGCTGAAAGGGTAATAGTCAACCAATTACATAGATCTCCTGGGATCTGTTTTGAATCTTCTTTTCACAGTAATGGAAAGACGCTCTATTCCTTTCGAATCATTCCTGACAGAGGCAGTTGGCTTGAAGTTGCCTTTGATTCCAACGATCTGCTTTATGTCTACTTGGACAGAAGGAAAAAGAGAAGAAAATTTCTTATTACTACCTTGTTACGAGCCCTTGCCGCTGCATTGTCTGGGACCTCATCTCCCTTGGGGACAGGTGGGGATGAAGAAATTATCAGACTTTTTTACACGGTTGAGGAAATCAATCTTTCGGAGGGTATCGAAGAAGAAAAAGTTGCCACCAAAGTACTCGTTAACGAAGTCCGAGATCCCAATAACCCAGAGGTGGTTTTGGCTAGGGCTTATGAGCCAGTAACAAGAAGTGTGGTTAGGCAGCTGTTGGATTTGGGCATTAAGACGATTCAGGTGGTCGATGTGCAATATGATGATACGCTGATTAAGTGTATAAAGAAAGATCCAACGAAAGACCCAATTGAGGCTTTAAAAGAAATATATAGAAGGCTGCGGCCTGGAGACCCGCCAACTGAATCGAATGCAAAACTCCTTTTGAAAAGGCTTCTACTGGATCCAAAAAGATATGATTTAGGAAGAGTTGGCAGGTATAAACTCAATCAAAAATTGAACATTCAAGTAGATCCAGAGATTCGCATATTGACTTGGGAGGATCTTGTAGCTGCCACCCGTTATTTAATAAAACTTAAAAAAGGGGAAGGGATTACTGATGATATTGATCATTTAGGGAGCAGGCGCGTGCGTGCAGTTGGTGAGCTTGTAGCCAATCAGTGTCGAATGGGACTAGCTCGAACCGAAAGACTCGTCAAGGAGCGGATGACGCTTTTTGATGTCAATACGGAAGGAATGACCCCTCAAAAATTGATTAATCCTAAGGCGTTATCGGCTACAATAAGAGATTTTTTTGCTCGCAGCCAGCTTTCTCAGTTAATGGATCAAATTAATCCTCTTTCAGAGCTGACTCATAAGAGAAGGCTTTCGGCTTTAGGTCCAGGGGGCTTATCAAGAGAACGAGCCGGTTTTGAGGTCAGAGATGTGCACCCTTCCCATTATGGAAGGATATGTCCTATTGAAACTCCAGAAGGACCAAATATTGGGCTTATTGCCACAATGGCTTCTTATAGCCGCTTTAATGAATACGGCATTTTGGAAACGCCTTATCGTAAGGTTGTTAATGGCAAGGTAACCAATGAAATCGTTTATTTTACAGCTGATCAGGAAGAAAATTACGTGATAGCCATGGCCAATACGGCGGTTTCTGATGATGGAATGATATTAGATCAGCGAGTTGCTGTCCGCTTTCGCAGAGAGTTTATGGAAGTGGAACGAGAAAAAGTAGAATACATTGATGTCTCTCCCAAGCAGATAGTTTCTATAGCTGCGGGGCTCATTCCATTTCTTGAACATGATGATGCGAATCGGGCACTCATGGGTTCTAATATGCAAAGGCAGGCTGTTCCCCTCATCCAGCCAGAAGCACCGATTGTGGGTACAGGAATTGAGGAAAGAGTTGCTAGGGACATTCAAGCTGTGGTGGTTAGTGAAACAGACGGTGTGGTAGCATCGGTTACGGGAAATGAAATCATTGTAACGCCGACTGGATCTATTGCCGATCTTAAGAAAAAGAAAATCAAACAAGGTTCTGAAAAGGAAGTTGGTATATATAAGCTTAACAAGTTCATGCGATCTAATGCTGGGACTTGTATCAATCAAAAACCCATTGTGAAAAAAGGACAGGCAGTTAAAAAAGGAGATATTCTAGCCGACGGTCCAAGTACGCAGAATGGAGAACTTGCTCTGGGAAGAAATCTGCTTGTGGCCTTTATGCCTTGGAATGGATATAACTTTGAGGATGCTATCATTGTTTCAGAAAGGATTGTCAAAGAAGACCTTTTTACAAGTATTTATATCGATGAATTTGAGATAGTGGCTCGGGATACGAAATTGGGACCGGAAGAAATCACTAGAGATATTCCTAACGTAGGAGATGAGGCACTAAAAAACCTTGGCCCTGATGGAATCATTCGAGTTGGGGCGGAAGTTAAGCCTGGGGATATCCTTGTAGGAAAAATAACGCCTAAAAGCGAAACCGAACTGGCTCCAGAAGAGAGGCTTTTAAGAGCTATTTTTGGAGAAAAAGCTGCTGATGTGAAAGACTCATCTTTGAGGGTCCCATCGGGCACTTATGGCATCGTAATGGATGTACGGGTCAGTTCAGGGACGGCTCGTGTTAGAAAAGAAAAGATAAGTGCTTCGGAAGCGAAACAGAAAATCAAAGAGATCGAAGAAAGGTATGATAAAAAAGAAGAAGAGCTTCGAGAAGAACTGACGCAGGCTCTTTCCAATATCTTACTGAACGAAAAAATTCCACTGGATGTGGTGAATGTGGAGACGGGAGAGATTATCATCCCTGCTAACCGGAAAATCACAAAGGTTCTTTTAAGGAAAATGGCTCAAGCCTACGATAAGATTGAGATTGATCCAAGTCCAATCCGTTCCAAGATCTTTGATATTATTGGTAATTTTGAAGCCAAATTTGAACAACTAAGAAACGATAGAGAGTTAGAACTTGATCAAATAGAAAGTGGGGAAGATACAGAACCTGGGATCATCAAGCAGGTAAAAGTATTTATTGCTAACAAAAGAAAGCTTTCGGTTGGAGACAAAATGGCTGGAAGGCATGGGAATAAGGGAGTTGTTTCAAAAATTGTTCCCGTAGAAGACATGCCCTATCTTCCCGATGGTACCCCAGTAGATATTGTTCTTAATCCGCTGGGAGTTCCTTCTCGAATGAATGTTGGGCAAGTGCTTGAAACCCATCTTGGGATAGCTGCAAAGAAGCTAGGCTTCAATGTAGCCACTCCTGTGTTTGATGGAGTGAAAGAAGAGAAAATACGGGAATTTTTGGTGAAGGCGGGTATGGATGAAGATGGGAAAAGCATCCTTTATGACGGTCGAACTGGAGAACGGTTTAATCAAAGAGTGGTTGTTGGAGTGATCTACATGATGAAACTCAATCATATGGTTGCTGATAAAATCCATGCCCGTGCTGTTGGACCTTATTCCCTAGTAACGCAGCAGCCTTTGGGAGGCAAAGCGCAGTATGGTGGCCAACGGTTTGGTGAAATGGAAGTTTGGGCAATGGAAGCCTATGGCGCTGCTTATGTCTTGCAGGAGTTGTTAACGGTTAAATCAGACGACGTGCAAGGTCGAACCAGAATTTATGAGAGCATTGTTAAAGGGGAAAATTATTTAGAGACGACAACACCAGAATCTTTTAATGTGCTTGTCAAAGAAATGCAAGGGTTGTGTCTTGAAGTCACCATCGGCCAGCGATCGGATTCGTTTGGCTTACATATGAAACCAACCTCTTCGAAAGCCTTAAATGGGGGTGAAGCAGCTTAA
- the rplL gene encoding 50S ribosomal protein L7/L12, translated as MADLDALVDQLSKLTILEASELVKKLEAKWGVSAAAPVAVAAAAPAGAQQAAAAPAEEKTTFAVYLKEIGPNKIAVIKEVRAAIAGLGLAEAKALVEGAPKLLKDGVSKEEAEEIKKKIEAAGAKVEIK; from the coding sequence ATGGCTGATCTGGATGCGCTTGTCGATCAATTAAGTAAACTGACGATATTGGAAGCTTCTGAGCTAGTAAAAAAGTTGGAAGCCAAGTGGGGGGTTAGTGCTGCAGCTCCTGTAGCAGTGGCAGCAGCAGCCCCGGCTGGAGCTCAGCAAGCTGCAGCAGCTCCTGCTGAAGAGAAAACAACCTTTGCGGTTTATCTGAAAGAAATTGGGCCAAATAAAATTGCCGTGATTAAAGAGGTGAGGGCGGCGATTGCGGGACTTGGGCTGGCAGAAGCCAAAGCGCTTGTCGAAGGGGCTCCAAAACTTCTAAAAGATGGGGTATCAAAGGAGGAAGCTGAAGAGATAAAGAAAAAAATAGAGGCTGCTGGAGCTAAAGTCGAAATTAAATAA
- the rplJ gene encoding 50S ribosomal protein L10: protein MRTEKIALKEQISEIVKASSLIVLIDFTGLKVAVFSELRKRLRAVNCRCLVLKNTLLRLALEEAKMIMPQQNDSTVESLLKGPTAILFSEAKDIAGVAKVLKNFIAEFQLPKVKGAFMDNALISEHDFLKLAELPSLEVLRGQILGTLQLPAVRLVRLINEPAAALARLVEIYSKKEN, encoded by the coding sequence ATGAGAACAGAAAAAATAGCTTTAAAAGAACAAATTTCTGAAATTGTTAAGGCTTCTTCATTGATCGTTTTGATCGATTTTACGGGGCTAAAGGTTGCCGTTTTTTCTGAATTAAGAAAAAGGCTAAGAGCGGTTAATTGTCGCTGCCTTGTTTTGAAAAATACATTGCTAAGGCTTGCATTAGAAGAAGCCAAAATGATTATGCCTCAGCAGAATGATTCTACTGTAGAGAGCTTATTGAAAGGTCCAACGGCGATTCTGTTTTCGGAAGCTAAAGATATAGCTGGGGTGGCCAAAGTTTTGAAAAATTTTATTGCTGAGTTTCAACTGCCAAAAGTTAAGGGCGCTTTCATGGACAACGCCCTTATTAGCGAGCATGATTTTCTGAAATTGGCGGAGTTGCCTAGTTTGGAAGTTTTAAGGGGACAAATTCTTGGGACTCTTCAATTACCTGCGGTAAGATTGGTGAGATTAATTAACGAACCAGCTGCTGCCCTTGCACGATTAGTAGAGATCTATTCAAAGAAAGAAAATTAA
- a CDS encoding NAD-dependent epimerase/dehydratase family protein — translation MDHPVLIIGCGYIGKLVAKSLQQKNQEVIGLVKSLESKNRLQQLGIPAVALDITDHDSINSLPKISAVIFSASSNRSGPLAFEKIFSIGLDNALKIAKNCPFLLVSSTSLYTQTEGQWVDEESPATPTTSSGEILKKAEVKVLDRGGTVLRASGIYGPQRVYRVTGLLQNTVRIDPRKKWINQIHGRDLATAIVHFLTIPGLFNITDDLPTLEEDFYHWLCQRFDLPLPPIEPKAHHPKRGYSNKRVSNKKAKTFGFMLDFPTFKEGYSELIKFFKSIG, via the coding sequence ATGGATCATCCAGTATTAATCATTGGCTGTGGATATATAGGAAAACTAGTAGCTAAAAGCTTACAACAGAAAAATCAAGAGGTGATCGGCTTAGTAAAAAGCCTGGAGAGTAAAAACCGTTTGCAACAGCTGGGAATTCCCGCGGTAGCTTTAGATATTACCGATCATGATTCTATAAATTCTCTACCCAAAATCTCAGCCGTCATTTTTTCTGCTTCTTCAAATAGGAGTGGGCCTTTAGCATTTGAAAAAATCTTTTCAATTGGACTCGACAATGCCTTGAAAATAGCCAAAAATTGCCCTTTCCTATTAGTTTCTTCTACTTCACTCTATACGCAAACAGAAGGCCAGTGGGTAGATGAAGAGTCTCCAGCAACTCCGACAACTTCCTCTGGAGAAATTTTAAAAAAAGCTGAAGTAAAAGTTTTAGACAGAGGTGGTACCGTTCTAAGAGCATCCGGAATTTATGGACCGCAAAGAGTTTATCGGGTCACTGGATTGCTACAAAATACCGTTCGAATCGATCCTCGGAAAAAATGGATTAATCAGATCCATGGACGGGATTTAGCAACTGCCATTGTTCATTTTTTAACTATTCCTGGCTTATTTAATATCACAGACGACCTTCCCACCCTCGAGGAAGACTTTTACCACTGGCTATGTCAAAGATTTGACCTTCCCCTTCCTCCCATTGAACCCAAAGCTCATCATCCCAAGAGAGGATATTCCAATAAAAGGGTCTCCAATAAAAAAGCTAAAACTTTTGGTTTTATGCTTGATTTCCCAACCTTTAAGGAAGGATATTCTGAACTCATCAAATTTTTTAAATCCATTGGTTGA
- the rpoC gene encoding DNA-directed RNA polymerase subunit beta', whose protein sequence is MEANNLTARQVLGFQKTIGFDEVRISIASPETIESWSKGEVRNPETINYRTFKPEKGGLFCERIFGPTKDWECACGKYKRIKYKGVICDRCGVEVTLSRVRRERMGHIRLAVPVSHIWFLKCMPSRLGLMMDMTAKDLERVIYYEDYLVVDPGKTPLKFKQLLSEQEYRDALAQYGEGSFVAKMGAEAVRDVLKQINLESLASDLARAIEGTRSKQLKKKLSKRLKLVQGLISSETRPEWMILEVLPVIPPDLRPLVPLEGGRFATSDLNDLYRRVINRNNRLRTLLQLKTPDVIIRNEKRMLQEAVDALLDNGRHGRAVTGAGNRPLKSLSDMLQGKTGRFRMNLLGKRVDYSGRSVIVIGPELKLHQCGLPKKMALVLFEPFMIRRLRELGHVHTVRTAKKMIEKQDPLVWDVLEQVTAGHLVLLNRAPTLHRLSIQAFEPILIEGDAIRIHPLVCTAYNADFDGDQMAVHVPLSIEAQLEARLLMLAPLNIFSPSSGKPITTPSQDITLGCYYITQAPLKIKAQEQKRKPLFSDPLEVIFAYNDGNLQVHDLIFLKNPDYGKETIFGDKNKKVIETTPGRVIFNQIWPEELGFYNKPAGKKQLGEIILKCYQKVGREKTVQCLDKLKQLGFSEATKAGISIGMDDMIVPTEKSRIIAKAYEMVNVVERQYRSGAITDGERYNKIVDIWTQATEEISSVIYKTLESNLGRPEYNPLYLMVDSGARGNRQQVRQLAGMRGLMAKPSGEIIERPIISNFREGLSVLEYFISTHGARKGLADTALKTADAGYLTRKLHDVAQDVVITAEDCGTNKGIIVKAIYEGDEEIVKLSERIYGRVCCDEIFDPMTGKKIIQPGELIDERKAKEIEEAGVEKVKIRSVLTCENKWGVCAMCYGLNLATNKMAKLGESVGVIAAQSIGEPGTQLTMRTFHIGGTASQVFKQPQIRARNDGIVQYIDLRTVKTAENHFIVLSKSGYLAVLDPSGRELERHTVIVGSIILIPDGEMVKKGQVFVQWDPYNVPILTEKGGIVEFRDIIEGVTVKKELDETTKQISTIVIEHKHDLHPQLLILDENTREVIAFYGIPAGARIEVKPGDKVVAGQRIARTPRKMVQTKDITGGLPRVAELFEARKPKDSAEIAKIDGIVEDGGIIRGKRRILIRDIQTGIEEEHLIPLSKHLIVYKGDVVKKGQQLTEGPIVPQEILEVCGIQELQEYLLNEVQEVYRLQGVEINDKHIEIIIKQMLKKVKILDSGDTSFLWEEQVDRLKFEEENRIVEAKGGKPAVGVPVLLGITKASLDTDSFIAAASFQDTTRVLTDAATLGKVDPLKGFKENIIMGNLIPSGTGFRAYRNIRLVELRPAESKEEQKEQKASENGEGSTLEEKWIPQAGT, encoded by the coding sequence ATGGAAGCAAATAATTTAACAGCTCGCCAGGTGCTTGGTTTTCAAAAAACAATAGGATTTGATGAGGTAAGAATTTCCATTGCTTCCCCTGAAACGATCGAGTCATGGAGTAAGGGAGAAGTACGCAACCCGGAAACTATTAATTATCGGACCTTTAAACCCGAAAAAGGAGGATTGTTTTGCGAAAGGATTTTTGGTCCAACAAAAGATTGGGAGTGTGCTTGTGGGAAGTACAAAAGAATCAAATATAAGGGGGTTATTTGTGATAGATGTGGCGTAGAAGTGACTTTATCAAGGGTAAGAAGAGAACGGATGGGTCATATCCGACTGGCTGTGCCTGTTTCTCATATTTGGTTTTTAAAATGCATGCCTAGTCGACTGGGTTTGATGATGGATATGACCGCAAAGGATCTTGAGCGGGTGATTTATTATGAAGATTATCTTGTGGTAGATCCAGGGAAAACGCCTTTGAAGTTTAAACAGCTTCTTTCAGAACAGGAATATCGAGACGCATTGGCACAATACGGAGAGGGTTCCTTTGTAGCGAAAATGGGAGCTGAAGCTGTAAGAGACGTGTTAAAGCAAATCAATTTGGAATCCCTTGCAAGTGATCTAGCCAGAGCAATTGAAGGAACGAGAAGCAAACAACTTAAAAAGAAGCTTTCGAAAAGGCTGAAACTAGTGCAAGGACTTATAAGCTCGGAAACGAGGCCTGAATGGATGATATTGGAGGTGTTGCCTGTGATCCCTCCAGATTTAAGGCCTTTAGTTCCTCTTGAAGGAGGAAGATTTGCCACTTCAGATTTGAACGATCTTTACCGAAGGGTCATAAATCGAAATAACAGATTACGAACCCTTCTACAGTTGAAGACTCCTGATGTGATTATCAGAAATGAAAAACGGATGTTGCAGGAGGCTGTAGATGCCCTCTTGGATAATGGCAGGCATGGAAGGGCTGTAACTGGGGCGGGGAATCGACCACTAAAATCGTTATCGGACATGCTTCAGGGAAAAACGGGGCGGTTCCGGATGAATCTATTAGGCAAACGGGTTGACTACAGCGGCCGATCAGTCATCGTTATCGGCCCAGAGTTAAAGCTCCACCAGTGCGGCCTTCCTAAAAAAATGGCTCTTGTTCTTTTTGAGCCTTTTATGATTAGAAGACTGAGAGAGCTGGGGCATGTCCATACGGTGCGAACGGCCAAGAAGATGATTGAAAAACAGGATCCACTGGTATGGGACGTGCTTGAACAAGTAACTGCCGGACACTTAGTTCTTTTAAACAGGGCTCCGACATTGCACAGGCTTTCTATTCAAGCTTTTGAACCGATCCTTATCGAAGGAGATGCGATTCGTATCCATCCTTTGGTTTGTACTGCCTACAATGCAGATTTCGATGGGGATCAGATGGCAGTCCATGTTCCACTTTCCATAGAAGCTCAGTTGGAGGCTCGACTTTTAATGCTTGCTCCATTGAACATCTTTTCGCCTTCCAGCGGTAAGCCGATCACTACGCCCTCCCAAGATATCACGCTTGGTTGTTACTACATAACGCAAGCTCCCCTGAAGATCAAAGCTCAGGAACAAAAAAGAAAGCCGCTATTTTCCGATCCTTTGGAAGTCATCTTTGCTTACAATGATGGAAATTTGCAGGTACATGATCTCATTTTTCTTAAAAATCCTGATTATGGAAAAGAAACGATTTTTGGTGATAAAAACAAAAAAGTAATTGAGACCACTCCTGGCAGAGTCATTTTTAATCAAATATGGCCTGAAGAACTCGGCTTTTACAATAAACCTGCTGGCAAAAAGCAGCTTGGAGAAATAATCCTGAAGTGCTATCAAAAGGTTGGCAGGGAAAAAACGGTTCAATGTCTTGATAAGCTCAAGCAATTAGGCTTTTCTGAAGCCACAAAAGCTGGCATTTCCATTGGAATGGATGATATGATTGTTCCCACTGAGAAATCCAGGATCATTGCAAAAGCTTATGAGATGGTCAATGTTGTGGAGCGACAATACAGATCAGGGGCTATAACTGATGGAGAAAGATATAATAAAATTGTAGATATCTGGACACAAGCTACTGAAGAAATTTCTAGTGTCATTTACAAGACTTTAGAGAGTAATCTAGGAAGACCGGAGTACAATCCTCTTTATCTTATGGTGGATTCGGGAGCCAGAGGGAATCGGCAACAGGTCAGGCAACTTGCTGGAATGAGAGGACTCATGGCCAAGCCCTCCGGGGAAATTATAGAAAGACCTATTATTTCAAATTTCAGAGAAGGACTTTCTGTTTTGGAATATTTTATTAGTACCCATGGGGCAAGGAAAGGACTTGCTGACACAGCTTTAAAGACGGCTGATGCGGGCTATTTGACAAGAAAATTGCATGATGTTGCCCAAGACGTTGTGATTACTGCTGAAGATTGTGGGACGAATAAGGGAATTATCGTCAAAGCGATTTATGAGGGGGACGAAGAAATTGTGAAATTATCCGAAAGAATTTATGGAAGGGTGTGTTGTGATGAAATCTTCGATCCAATGACTGGGAAGAAAATCATCCAACCTGGAGAACTCATCGATGAAAGGAAAGCTAAAGAGATCGAAGAGGCTGGAGTTGAAAAAGTAAAGATTCGTTCTGTCTTAACCTGCGAAAACAAGTGGGGCGTTTGTGCCATGTGTTATGGGTTGAATCTGGCTACAAATAAAATGGCAAAGCTTGGTGAATCAGTTGGAGTAATTGCTGCTCAATCTATTGGAGAACCAGGCACACAGCTGACCATGCGAACCTTTCATATTGGAGGGACCGCCTCCCAAGTCTTCAAACAACCTCAGATTCGAGCTCGAAACGATGGCATCGTCCAATACATTGATCTTCGGACAGTTAAAACAGCTGAAAACCATTTCATAGTGTTGAGTAAAAGCGGTTATCTTGCTGTTCTGGATCCCTCAGGCAGGGAATTGGAAAGACATACGGTTATTGTTGGGTCGATTATTTTGATTCCAGATGGAGAGATGGTGAAAAAGGGACAGGTTTTTGTTCAATGGGATCCTTATAATGTTCCAATTTTGACGGAGAAAGGAGGCATTGTTGAATTTAGGGATATCATTGAAGGGGTAACTGTGAAAAAGGAGTTGGATGAAACGACCAAACAGATTAGCACGATTGTCATTGAGCACAAACATGATCTTCATCCTCAGTTACTCATCCTGGACGAAAACACTCGAGAAGTTATTGCTTTTTATGGTATTCCCGCTGGAGCAAGAATCGAAGTGAAGCCAGGAGATAAGGTCGTAGCTGGACAAAGAATAGCTAGAACTCCTAGAAAGATGGTTCAAACAAAGGATATAACTGGAGGGTTACCTCGAGTTGCAGAGCTTTTTGAAGCAAGAAAACCCAAAGATTCCGCCGAGATTGCCAAAATAGATGGGATTGTGGAAGATGGAGGAATTATCCGTGGCAAAAGAAGGATACTGATTAGGGACATACAAACGGGGATAGAAGAAGAGCATCTGATTCCCCTTTCTAAACATTTGATTGTTTATAAGGGGGATGTTGTTAAAAAGGGCCAGCAATTAACAGAAGGGCCGATTGTGCCCCAAGAAATTCTCGAAGTATGCGGTATTCAGGAATTACAGGAATACCTACTCAATGAAGTGCAAGAAGTCTATAGACTACAAGGAGTCGAGATCAATGATAAGCATATTGAGATTATCATCAAACAAATGCTTAAAAAGGTAAAAATTCTTGATTCCGGAGATACCTCTTTCTTGTGGGAAGAACAGGTCGACCGATTAAAATTTGAAGAAGAAAATAGAATCGTTGAAGCTAAGGGAGGTAAGCCCGCTGTTGGGGTGCCAGTCCTTCTTGGAATTACCAAAGCTTCCTTGGATACGGACAGCTTCATAGCGGCTGCCAGCTTTCAGGATACAACAAGGGTTTTAACGGATGCGGCTACCCTGGGAAAAGTAGACCCTCTCAAAGGCTTTAAGGAAAACATCATTATGGGGAATTTAATCCCTTCGGGTACTGGATTCAGAGCGTATAGGAATATCCGGTTAGTGGAGCTCCGACCTGCTGAAAGCAAAGAAGAACAAAAGGAGCAGAAGGCTTCTGAAAATGGAGAGGGTAGTACTCTAGAAGAAAAATGGATTCCTCAGGCTGGGACATAA
- a CDS encoding amino acid kinase family protein yields the protein MKPERWVIKLGTGVLSTREGSLDLPQMENLTKQLIEIKKKNIDVIIVSSGAISCGMDILGYSKRPESIEELQTCSTLGQPYLMHYYKQLFSAHGFHVAQLLVTYFDLDSLSLRKNIQKLLENLLLKKTIIPIINENDCVSYEEIRFGDNDRLSSHIAVLAEAQRLIILSNVAGLMDCRNGEIK from the coding sequence ATGAAACCAGAAAGATGGGTGATCAAGTTAGGAACAGGAGTGTTGAGCACCAGGGAAGGTTCTCTTGATTTGCCTCAAATGGAGAATCTTACAAAGCAGCTCATAGAAATCAAAAAGAAAAATATTGATGTGATTATTGTTAGCTCTGGCGCTATAAGCTGTGGAATGGATATTTTAGGTTATTCCAAAAGGCCGGAGAGCATTGAGGAACTTCAGACCTGTTCTACGCTAGGTCAACCTTATCTCATGCATTATTACAAACAACTCTTTTCAGCTCATGGGTTTCATGTTGCCCAACTCCTTGTGACGTATTTTGATCTAGATAGTCTTTCTTTGCGTAAGAATATTCAGAAACTTTTAGAGAATTTATTGCTCAAGAAAACCATTATCCCTATCATTAATGAAAACGATTGTGTTTCTTACGAAGAAATTCGGTTTGGGGACAACGATCGGCTTTCTTCTCATATTGCAGTTTTAGCAGAAGCGCAAAGGCTGATTATTCTCTCCAATGTTGCTGGGCTGATGGATTGTAGAAATGGAGAAATAAAATGA